The following are from one region of the Ruficoccus sp. ZRK36 genome:
- a CDS encoding SAM-dependent methyltransferase, whose product MEFIRRCGGAVTFERFMREALYHPDSGYYSQHITNVGREGDFSTTTTLNSILGDAVAAWLVDQRHRLFGDTPCAVIELGPGNGALLRQVHQALEKEKRIEGFSFCAVETSPVFRAGLRRSFQGAVEVCDTLAQALELCDGRALIYSNEFVDAFPAVQLAWRKDDWREIYVGVDDGEPHEWSKPLLRGIDADAPTRVREDLRIFVHPSYHAWLRRSLSRLKLGAVLTIDYGKAYPSTECRAYRRHERLEGMDIFAHMGEQDVTCDVNFTDLRRWGEQLGLRTRGMGSQAEFLEKWVPDLAERVQASPAAAFVADPFGAGGAFYVLEQVRPHV is encoded by the coding sequence ATGGAATTTATCCGGCGTTGCGGAGGGGCTGTGACCTTCGAGCGTTTCATGCGTGAGGCGCTTTATCACCCGGATAGCGGCTACTACTCTCAGCACATTACGAATGTCGGGCGTGAGGGCGATTTTTCCACAACCACGACGTTAAACTCCATCCTTGGGGACGCCGTGGCGGCCTGGCTGGTTGATCAACGGCACCGGCTCTTTGGGGATACGCCCTGCGCAGTGATTGAGCTTGGCCCCGGTAATGGCGCTCTACTGCGGCAGGTTCACCAGGCACTGGAGAAGGAAAAGCGTATCGAGGGCTTTAGTTTCTGTGCGGTGGAGACCTCTCCGGTGTTCCGGGCTGGACTGCGTCGCAGTTTCCAGGGGGCAGTTGAGGTCTGCGACACACTGGCTCAGGCGCTGGAGCTCTGCGATGGGCGTGCGCTCATCTACTCGAATGAGTTTGTGGATGCCTTTCCGGCTGTGCAGCTGGCGTGGCGCAAGGACGACTGGAGGGAAATTTACGTCGGGGTAGACGATGGGGAGCCCCATGAGTGGAGCAAGCCGCTGCTGCGCGGGATCGACGCCGACGCTCCTACCCGTGTGCGCGAGGACCTGCGCATCTTTGTGCATCCGTCCTACCATGCCTGGCTGCGGCGCAGCCTGTCCCGGCTCAAGCTCGGGGCGGTACTGACGATCGACTATGGCAAAGCCTATCCCTCGACCGAGTGCCGCGCCTACCGGCGTCACGAGCGTCTGGAGGGGATGGATATATTCGCGCATATGGGCGAGCAGGATGTGACCTGCGATGTCAACTTTACGGACCTGCGGCGTTGGGGCGAGCAACTGGGCCTTCGCACGCGCGGCATGGGCTCGCAAGCGGAGTTTTTGGAGAAGTGGGTGCCCGATTTGGCTGAGCGCGTGCAGGCCAGCCCGGCTGCGGCTTTTGTCGCGGACCCCTTCGGGGCTGGCGGGGCTTTTTACGTACTTGAGCAGGTACGCCCCCATGTTTGA
- a CDS encoding methyltransferase domain-containing protein, translating into MWDEAYDTDEYVFGTAPNDFLAQQYKQLPKGDILFLAGQGYHVTAVDNSTVGLKKAAALAKSKGVEVNYIHADLAEYDLGRTCWDGIVVIFCHLPPELRAKVYRGIVNALKPGGLLLLECYGPGQMAFGTGGPREESLLLSADIVRRELVGLDFELLEEKHRPVVEGKRHSGQASVVQVLARRATPAGNDGA; encoded by the coding sequence ATGTGGGACGAAGCTTACGACACCGACGAATACGTGTTCGGCACTGCGCCGAACGACTTCCTGGCTCAGCAATACAAGCAATTGCCGAAGGGGGACATCCTCTTCCTGGCCGGGCAGGGCTATCACGTGACGGCGGTGGATAACTCCACGGTCGGCCTGAAAAAAGCCGCTGCCCTCGCCAAGTCAAAAGGCGTCGAAGTAAACTACATCCACGCCGACCTCGCCGAGTATGACCTCGGCCGTACATGCTGGGACGGCATCGTGGTGATCTTTTGTCACCTGCCGCCGGAGCTGCGGGCAAAGGTTTACCGGGGCATCGTGAATGCCCTCAAGCCCGGTGGCCTGCTCCTGCTGGAGTGCTACGGGCCGGGGCAGATGGCCTTTGGTACCGGGGGGCCGCGTGAGGAGTCGCTGCTCCTCAGCGCGGACATCGTTCGCCGCGAGCTGGTGGGGCTGGACTTTGAGCTTTTGGAGGAGAAACACCGTCCGGTCGTTGAGGGCAAGCGCCACAGTGGCCAGGCCTCCGTCGTCCAGGTCCTCGCCCGTCGGGCTACACCCGCTGGCAATGACGGGGCCTAG
- a CDS encoding DMT family transporter produces the protein MKRPESQTSPIDGHRRGVLLMVLSIFLFAASSLIFKAAGDMPGVTGWVISLARGAVGLGIVVVFFWPRGQFQPTHLFTNKLLVLRGILGGGNLTLLYMTMLELGAGRAIVLNCMYPIFGSILAAIFLKEKLRVVQFFWMGLAFFGLTLITGIWEQGLDINGYYALGVLGAFVAGCVIVVIRHLSRTEHTATIFSAQCFYAVLVAIGPVAAHPQIPPPAALAVLVLGGILVSGGQLSMTRAYLYLPVAQGSSMQLSLPVVTALGAVVFLGEQFSLIEAFGAALIIVGCLQMVRLKHRG, from the coding sequence ATGAAACGACCCGAATCCCAAACATCTCCCATCGACGGACACCGTCGGGGTGTGCTCTTGATGGTCCTGTCCATCTTCCTCTTTGCGGCCAGCAGCCTTATCTTTAAGGCTGCCGGTGATATGCCGGGTGTGACGGGGTGGGTCATTTCTCTGGCGCGTGGCGCAGTTGGGCTGGGGATCGTGGTCGTGTTTTTCTGGCCGCGCGGGCAGTTTCAGCCCACCCACCTCTTTACGAATAAACTGCTCGTGCTTCGCGGCATTCTCGGTGGCGGAAACCTGACCCTCCTCTACATGACAATGCTCGAACTGGGGGCTGGGCGCGCGATCGTGCTCAACTGCATGTACCCGATTTTCGGGAGTATCCTGGCCGCGATTTTCCTGAAGGAGAAGCTGCGGGTGGTGCAGTTCTTCTGGATGGGGCTGGCGTTTTTCGGGCTCACTCTGATCACGGGCATCTGGGAGCAGGGGCTGGACATCAACGGCTACTATGCTCTCGGTGTGCTGGGGGCGTTCGTCGCTGGCTGTGTGATCGTGGTCATCCGGCACCTCTCGCGCACGGAGCACACCGCCACGATTTTCTCTGCCCAGTGCTTTTACGCCGTGCTGGTCGCTATCGGGCCGGTCGCTGCGCACCCGCAGATCCCACCGCCCGCTGCGTTGGCCGTGCTGGTGCTGGGGGGAATCCTGGTCAGTGGAGGTCAGCTCTCCATGACGCGCGCGTACCTGTATCTGCCGGTGGCGCAGGGATCGAGCATGCAGCTCTCTCTGCCGGTCGTAACGGCGCTCGGAGCGGTTGTTTTCCTCGGGGAGCAGTTCAGCCTGATCGAGGCGTTCGGTGCTGCCCTGATCATCGTCGGCTGCCTCCAGATGGTTCGCCTTAAACACCGGGGATGA
- the queG gene encoding tRNA epoxyqueuosine(34) reductase QueG, with amino-acid sequence MPDISRMQETAKEGLQRRAKALGLDALGVAPVDLSLRHDYYLRWIAEGRHGDMGWMARDNIRRMNPERVLPEARSIICAGINYWQPEPSRRGRIAKYALGGDYHKVVLKKLKQLCRYLREEHGGAQRPYVDTGPVLEKPVSMHAGLGWQGKSTILLNPEHGTWLFLGIIFTTVELEPDAAATERCGSCTRCIDACPTRAINAPFQLDARRCISYLTIEHKGSIPEEFRTAIGDRLYGCDECLDVCPWNKWARLTREVKFTPRPFPDLREMLRWDQHDLDTVLAGTAMRRIGLVRWKRNVCVVLGNIGEAADLPALTQAAADPDPIIAEHAQWALKRVRERLDVSSEASIPDSRRA; translated from the coding sequence ATGCCCGATATTAGCCGCATGCAGGAAACGGCCAAAGAGGGGCTGCAACGCCGTGCCAAGGCACTGGGGCTGGACGCATTGGGCGTCGCCCCGGTCGATCTGTCTTTGCGCCATGACTACTACCTGCGCTGGATCGCCGAGGGCCGCCATGGCGATATGGGCTGGATGGCGCGCGACAATATCCGCCGCATGAATCCCGAGCGCGTGCTCCCGGAGGCCCGCAGCATTATCTGCGCGGGCATTAACTACTGGCAGCCGGAGCCGTCTCGCCGTGGCCGCATCGCCAAGTACGCCCTCGGCGGCGACTACCACAAGGTCGTGCTCAAGAAACTGAAGCAGTTGTGCAGGTATCTGCGCGAGGAGCATGGCGGGGCGCAGCGCCCCTACGTCGATACCGGTCCGGTGCTGGAGAAGCCTGTCAGCATGCATGCGGGTCTCGGCTGGCAGGGGAAAAGCACCATCCTGCTCAACCCGGAGCACGGTACCTGGCTATTTCTGGGGATCATCTTTACCACGGTCGAGCTTGAGCCCGATGCGGCCGCGACTGAACGCTGCGGATCGTGCACGCGCTGTATCGATGCGTGCCCGACGCGCGCCATTAATGCCCCCTTCCAGCTCGATGCGCGCCGCTGTATTTCCTATCTCACCATCGAGCACAAGGGCTCCATCCCCGAGGAGTTCCGGACCGCTATCGGCGACCGCCTCTACGGCTGCGACGAGTGTCTCGATGTCTGCCCCTGGAACAAGTGGGCGCGCCTCACCCGCGAGGTGAAGTTCACGCCCCGGCCCTTTCCAGATCTGCGGGAGATGCTCCGGTGGGATCAGCACGACCTCGATACCGTGCTGGCGGGGACCGCCATGCGGCGCATCGGGCTCGTCCGCTGGAAGCGAAATGTCTGCGTCGTGCTGGGAAACATCGGCGAAGCTGCCGACCTGCCCGCGCTTACTCAAGCAGCGGCCGATCCCGATCCGATTATCGCCGAGCACGCGCAGTGGGCGCTCAAGCGTGTGCGGGAGCGCCTCGATGTTTCTTCAGAGGCATCTATTCCGGATTCTCGTCGGGCATAG
- a CDS encoding GNAT family N-acetyltransferase produces MKPLDLREWPKLVRPGSRVFIGSTAACPHALVESMLACRERLRDVELVHIFVLGGSPWADEKYRDTFKVNCFFLSTGTRESVNAGWSDYTPSFLSDVPALFKEAILPLDVALIQVSPPDEMGFCSLGVSVDVVAAAVQSARCVIAQVNPRMPRTLGESFLHVDEIDYCLEAEAELPEWHPSPGAGEASIIADYVAQLIEDGSTLQLGVGNIPDQVCRALSGHKHLGVHTEMFSDGVMRLMQSGVIDNSRKTYNRGRTVSSFCIGSRELYDFVDGNPHIHFLPTELTNNITNIARNTRMVAINSAVEVDLTGQVAADSIRGRFYSGIGGMVDFMRGAALSEGGLPIIALPSTAEDGMTSRIVPLLSPGAGVVGSRADVHFVITEYGIATLRGRSIRERALELIQIAHPKFRDDLLRFAREQCYVPPYQKLVPRPTREIGGVEFERLKLADEEYVLRPLHPSDERRLQEFFYSHTPETVQKRYGYNITSMTRERAHELVSVDQEKDLALGIFAVKGPRQRIHAVGRYYLDPDGESAEIAFVVRETKRRLGMGGVLLRRMIEIATKRGLNRLWAFVTRGNDPMIRLFYKHGGHGEKVNDQEELRITFKLNADKSPSLGEDLE; encoded by the coding sequence ATGAAGCCCCTTGATCTGCGTGAGTGGCCGAAGCTTGTCCGGCCTGGAAGCCGTGTTTTTATCGGCTCGACGGCAGCCTGTCCTCACGCCCTGGTAGAGTCGATGCTCGCCTGCCGGGAGCGGCTCAGAGATGTCGAGCTGGTGCACATTTTCGTGCTGGGTGGCTCACCCTGGGCGGATGAAAAGTATCGCGACACCTTTAAGGTGAATTGCTTTTTTCTCAGTACCGGCACGCGCGAGTCGGTAAACGCCGGCTGGAGCGATTACACGCCGAGCTTTTTGAGCGACGTGCCCGCGCTTTTCAAGGAAGCGATCCTGCCGCTGGATGTCGCCTTGATCCAGGTCTCGCCGCCGGATGAGATGGGCTTCTGTTCGCTGGGTGTGAGTGTGGATGTGGTGGCAGCCGCAGTGCAGAGCGCCCGGTGTGTCATCGCGCAGGTCAACCCGCGCATGCCGCGCACGCTCGGGGAGAGCTTTCTGCATGTCGACGAGATTGACTACTGTCTGGAGGCCGAGGCCGAGCTGCCCGAGTGGCATCCCTCGCCCGGCGCGGGGGAGGCAAGCATCATCGCCGACTATGTGGCGCAGCTGATTGAGGACGGTAGCACACTTCAGCTCGGCGTGGGCAATATCCCTGACCAGGTCTGCCGCGCCCTGAGCGGACACAAGCACCTCGGCGTGCATACCGAGATGTTCAGCGACGGGGTCATGCGCCTGATGCAGTCGGGGGTGATCGACAACAGCCGCAAGACCTACAACCGCGGACGGACGGTGTCGTCGTTCTGTATCGGTAGCCGCGAGCTGTACGACTTTGTTGATGGTAACCCGCATATCCATTTCCTGCCAACAGAGCTGACGAACAACATTACGAACATCGCCCGGAATACCCGCATGGTGGCAATCAATAGCGCCGTGGAGGTGGACTTAACCGGCCAGGTGGCGGCTGACTCGATCCGTGGCCGCTTCTACAGTGGCATCGGCGGGATGGTAGACTTTATGCGTGGAGCTGCTCTGAGCGAGGGTGGGCTGCCGATCATTGCTCTGCCCTCGACCGCAGAGGATGGTATGACCTCGCGTATTGTGCCCCTGCTTAGCCCCGGCGCAGGGGTGGTTGGCAGTCGCGCCGACGTGCATTTTGTCATCACCGAGTATGGCATTGCCACGCTGCGTGGCCGGAGTATCCGCGAACGGGCGCTGGAGCTGATCCAGATTGCGCATCCGAAGTTTCGGGATGATCTGCTGCGCTTTGCGCGTGAGCAGTGCTACGTGCCGCCCTACCAAAAGCTCGTTCCGCGCCCGACGCGCGAAATCGGCGGAGTAGAATTTGAGCGGCTCAAGCTTGCTGACGAAGAGTACGTGCTGCGCCCCCTGCACCCCTCTGATGAGCGCAGGCTGCAGGAGTTCTTTTATTCGCACACGCCCGAGACTGTCCAGAAGCGCTATGGTTATAACATCACCAGCATGACACGCGAACGCGCGCACGAGCTGGTAAGTGTGGACCAGGAAAAGGACCTGGCTTTGGGCATCTTTGCCGTCAAGGGGCCGCGCCAGCGTATCCACGCGGTGGGCCGCTACTATCTGGACCCGGATGGCGAATCGGCAGAGATCGCCTTTGTCGTGCGCGAGACCAAGCGCAGACTCGGGATGGGCGGAGTGCTGCTGCGGCGCATGATCGAGATTGCCACTAAGCGGGGCCTGAATCGGCTATGGGCATTTGTGACAAGGGGTAACGATCCCATGATTCGTTTATTCTATAAGCACGGCGGCCACGGGGAAAAGGTCAATGACCAGGAAGAGCTACGCATAACCTTTAAGCTGAATGCTGATAAGAGCCCGTCTTTGGGTGAGGATCTTGAATAA
- a CDS encoding 3-ketoacyl-ACP reductase: MSENTVNKPVALVTGGSRGIGFGCAEQLAKAGFDLVINGMRPEESVGDALKALQDLGARTAYARGDIGSKESREGILAVVRESFGKLNVLVNNAGVAPKERLDILEASEESFDYVVGTNLKGAYFLTQAAARWMVEQKKADDAYQGAIINVSSISATVISVNRGEYCIAKAGLSMATQLFAVRLGEYGIPVYEVRPGVIKTDMTAGVTEKYDKLIADGLCVTPRWGFPDDIGRAVSSLARGDFPYSTGQVIMVDGGLTLPRL; the protein is encoded by the coding sequence ATGAGCGAAAACACTGTCAACAAACCCGTCGCCCTCGTCACTGGCGGCAGCCGCGGCATCGGCTTCGGCTGTGCCGAACAACTGGCCAAGGCCGGATTCGACCTGGTCATTAACGGCATGCGCCCCGAGGAGTCTGTCGGCGATGCGCTGAAGGCCCTGCAGGACCTCGGCGCACGCACGGCCTACGCCCGCGGTGACATCGGCTCGAAGGAAAGCCGCGAAGGCATCCTCGCCGTCGTGCGCGAAAGCTTCGGCAAGCTCAACGTGCTGGTCAACAACGCCGGCGTCGCCCCCAAGGAGCGCCTCGACATCCTCGAAGCCTCCGAAGAGAGCTTCGACTACGTGGTGGGCACGAACCTGAAGGGCGCGTACTTCCTCACGCAGGCAGCCGCCCGCTGGATGGTGGAGCAGAAAAAAGCCGACGACGCCTATCAGGGCGCGATCATCAACGTCAGCTCGATCTCGGCCACCGTCATCTCCGTCAACCGCGGCGAATACTGCATCGCCAAGGCTGGCCTCTCCATGGCCACTCAGCTCTTCGCGGTGCGCCTCGGCGAGTACGGCATCCCGGTCTACGAAGTGCGCCCCGGTGTGATCAAGACCGACATGACCGCTGGCGTCACAGAAAAGTATGACAAGCTCATCGCCGATGGTCTGTGTGTGACTCCGCGCTGGGGCTTCCCGGACGACATCGGCCGCGCCGTCAGCTCGCTGGCACGCGGAGACTTCCCCTACTCCACCGGTCAGGTCATCATGGTGGACGGCGGCTTGACGCTCCCGCGCCTGTAA
- a CDS encoding TlpA disulfide reductase family protein has product MKSLTRILSGAAVALCLIAQPAFAQESAPAAPQQDPRVEIIQQQLQQLKAQGASDMELTILETMAYYQFGMNEQADAKIADVKKAIPEIEKTDGPNSENARAARAIVLMGDARKSWDKGDMDAASALIGQAFVQVPEVAQAIAGEWVNTYWQDKVMADVTIPMDKPLAIAAGGETTLGDLVKGNKAVYIDFWASWCGPCMQAMPELKARAAEYSAKGIVFAGVNLEDAASAEKVAKDLDISSTPLKWLLETEAFPLSDLLNITSIPHVALISPEGKVLWLGHPADPALMQAVAKLADS; this is encoded by the coding sequence ATGAAATCACTGACCCGCATTCTCTCGGGCGCCGCCGTTGCGCTCTGTCTCATCGCCCAGCCTGCCTTCGCGCAGGAGTCCGCACCTGCCGCACCGCAGCAGGACCCCCGCGTCGAGATCATCCAGCAGCAGCTCCAGCAGCTGAAGGCTCAGGGAGCCAGCGACATGGAGCTGACCATTCTGGAGACCATGGCCTACTATCAGTTCGGCATGAACGAACAGGCCGATGCGAAGATCGCCGACGTTAAGAAAGCCATCCCCGAGATCGAGAAAACGGATGGCCCCAACTCTGAAAACGCCCGCGCCGCCCGCGCCATCGTGCTGATGGGCGATGCCCGCAAAAGCTGGGACAAGGGCGATATGGATGCCGCCTCGGCTCTCATCGGCCAGGCTTTCGTCCAGGTCCCTGAAGTCGCCCAGGCCATCGCCGGCGAATGGGTCAACACCTACTGGCAGGATAAGGTCATGGCGGATGTAACCATCCCGATGGACAAGCCGCTTGCTATCGCCGCCGGAGGGGAAACCACCCTCGGCGACCTGGTCAAAGGCAACAAGGCCGTCTACATCGACTTCTGGGCCAGCTGGTGCGGACCGTGCATGCAGGCCATGCCAGAGCTGAAAGCCCGCGCCGCCGAGTACAGCGCCAAGGGCATTGTCTTCGCCGGGGTAAACCTCGAAGACGCCGCCAGCGCCGAGAAAGTCGCCAAGGACCTCGACATCTCCAGCACGCCTCTCAAATGGCTCCTCGAGACCGAAGCCTTCCCCCTTTCCGACCTCCTCAACATCACTTCCATTCCGCACGTCGCCTTGATCTCGCCCGAGGGCAAGGTGCTCTGGCTTGGACACCCGGCCGATCCCGCATTGATGCAGGCCGTGGCCAAGCTCGCCGATAGCTAA